The Archocentrus centrarchus isolate MPI-CPG fArcCen1 chromosome 12, fArcCen1, whole genome shotgun sequence genome includes a window with the following:
- the LOC115789063 gene encoding guanine nucleotide-binding protein subunit alpha-14-like: MGECCLSPEEEEKLRIHREIERQLRRDKLASHRELKLLLLGTGESGKSTFIKQMRIIHGKGYSDADRKGFTRVVFQNIVTAIQALISAMQTLQIDYVDDQNISYAEKLLKVEPTYVSTLESWQVDAIKRVWNDHGVQRCFERRREFQISDSAKYYLNDLDRITEPSYLPTLQDILRVRVPTTGIIEYPFEFSKVIFRMVDVGGQRSERKKWIHCFEGVTSIIFLAALNEYDQVLYESENDNRLRESLALFKTITSWLWFQESSIILFLNKTDLLEEKIQQSHLKTYFPDYNGLKQDAESAKKFILQMYVGLHTDRHKPLYSHYTCATDTENIRIVFKSVKDTLLQENLEQFNLE, from the exons ATGGGTGAGTGCTGCCTGTCTcctgaggaagaggaaaaactgaGGATACACAGAGAAATTGAGAGGCAACTTCGTCGCGACAAGTTAGCGTCTCACCgggagctgaagctgctgcttttaG GGACTGGTGAAAGTGGGAAGAGCACTTTCATCAAACAGATGAGGATCATCCATGGCAAAGGATACAGTGACGCTGACAGGAAAGGCTTCACTCGTGTGGTGTTTCAGAACATCGTCACAGCCATCCAGGCATTGATCAGTGCCATGCAGACTCTTCAGATTGACTACGTCGATGACCAGAACATT agctATGCAGAAAAGCTGCTTAAAGTGGAGCCAACCTATGTGTCCACTTTGGAGTCCTGGCAGGTGGACGCCATTAAGAGAGTGTGGAATGACCACGGAGTTCAGCGGTGCTTCGAGCGCAGACGGGAATTCCAAATATCAGACTCTGCCAAATA TTACCTGAACGACTTGGACAGAATCACAGAGCCGTCGTACCTCCCCACCCTGCAGGACATCTTGAGGGTCAGGGTGCCCACCACGGGCATCATAGAGTATCCCTTTGAATTTTCCAAAGTCATCTTCAG gatgGTTGATGTTGGTGGGCAGCGTTCGGAAAGGAAGAAGTGGATCCATTGCTTTGAGGGCGTCACATCCATCATTTTCCTTGCAGCCCTCAACGAGTACGATCAGGTCCTCTACGAGAGTGAGAATGAT AATCGACTCCGCGAGAGCCTCGCCCTCTTTAAGACCATCACCTCGTGGCTGTGGTTTCAAGAGTCCTCCATCATCCTCTTTCTGAACAAAACGGACCTGCTGGAggagaaaatccaacaatcgCATTTGAAAACCTACTTCCCGGACTACAACG GGCTTAAGCAGGATGCCGAATCTGCAAAAAAGTTCATCTTGCAAATGTACGTGGGGCTACACACCGATCGTCATAAACCACTTTACTCGCACTACACCTGCGCTACAGAcacagagaacatcaggatCGTCTTCAAATCGGTCAAAGATACGCTCCTCcaagaaaacctggaacagTTCAACCTCGAATGA
- the LOC115789062 gene encoding guanine nucleotide-binding protein G(q) subunit alpha-like isoform X2, with the protein MRIIHGRGYSDEDKRGFKRLVYQNIFTAMQAMIQAMNTLQIPYKYEHNKANATIVSKVDVEQLVALTNPYVDALKSLWSDLGIKECYNRKREYQLSDSAKYYLDDLDRISDTGYLPTQQDVLRVRVPTTGIIEYPFDLEGVVFRMVDVGGQRSERRKWIHCFEKVTSIMFLVALSEYDQVLAESANENRMEESMALFKTIISYEWFDESSIILFLNKIDLLEEKIMYSHLVDYFPEYEGPPQDVQAGKQFILEMFVSLNPDEKKIIYSHFTCATDTDNVRFVFCAVKDHILQSHLNAYNLV; encoded by the exons ATGAGGATCATCCATGGCCGCGGATACTCTGATGAGGACAAGAGAGGCTTCAAAAGGCTTGTGTACCAGAACATTTTCACAGCCATGCAGGCCATGATCCAGGCCATGAACACACTGCAGATCCCCTACAAGTATGAGCACAACAAG GCCAACGCCACCATCGTCAGTAAGGTCGATGTGGAACAGCTCGTAGCATTAACCAACCCATACGTTGATGCCTTGAAGAGCCTGTGGAGTGACCTGGGAATAAAGGAATGCTACAATCGGAAGAGGGAATACCAGCTCTCAGACTCAGCCAAATA CTATCTGGATGACTTGGATCGAATTTCTGATACTGGGTATCTGCCAACTCAGCAAGATGTCCTGAGAGTGAGGGTGCCCACAACAGGTATCATAGAGTACCCCTTTGACCTGGAGGGCGTGGTGTTCAG GATGGTGGATGTGGGTGGCCAGCGTTCAGAGAGGAGGAAATGGATCCACTGTTTTGAGAAAGTCACTTCCATCATGTTCCTGGTGGCACTTAGCGAATATGATCAGGTCCTCGCTGAGTCTGCCAATGAG AACCGAATGGAAGAAAGCATGGCCTTGTTCAAGACAATCATAAGCTACGAGTGGTTTGATGAATCCTCGATCATCTTGTTCCTCAACAAGATAGACTTACTTGAGGAAAAAATCATGTATTCACATTTGGTTGACTACTTCCCGGAGTACGAAG GTCCTCCACAGGATGTCCAAGCAGGAAAACAATTCATCTTAGAAATGTTTGTCAGTCTGAACccagatgagaaaaaaatcatctacTCCCATTTCACCTGCGCCACAGACACAGACAACGTTCGGTTTGTCTTCTGCGCGGTGAAGGACCACATCTTGCAGAGCCACCTGAATGCCTACAACTTGGTTTAA
- the LOC115789062 gene encoding guanine nucleotide-binding protein G(q) subunit alpha-like isoform X1 codes for MILSSVGACCLSPEAKEARRINDEIERQLRRDKRDSRREYKLLLLGTGESGKSTFIKQMRIIHGRGYSDEDKRGFKRLVYQNIFTAMQAMIQAMNTLQIPYKYEHNKANATIVSKVDVEQLVALTNPYVDALKSLWSDLGIKECYNRKREYQLSDSAKYYLDDLDRISDTGYLPTQQDVLRVRVPTTGIIEYPFDLEGVVFRMVDVGGQRSERRKWIHCFEKVTSIMFLVALSEYDQVLAESANENRMEESMALFKTIISYEWFDESSIILFLNKIDLLEEKIMYSHLVDYFPEYEGPPQDVQAGKQFILEMFVSLNPDEKKIIYSHFTCATDTDNVRFVFCAVKDHILQSHLNAYNLV; via the exons ATGATTTTGAGCTCCGTGGGGGCTTGCTGCCTCAGCCCGGAGGCCAAAGAGGCTCGCAGGATCAACGATGAGATTGAGAGGCAGCTCCGCCGGGACAAGAGGGATTCCCGACGGGAATATAAGCTCCTTTTGCTCG GAACTGGTGAAAGTGGTAAGAGCACTTTCATTAAACAGATGAGGATCATCCATGGCCGCGGATACTCTGATGAGGACAAGAGAGGCTTCAAAAGGCTTGTGTACCAGAACATTTTCACAGCCATGCAGGCCATGATCCAGGCCATGAACACACTGCAGATCCCCTACAAGTATGAGCACAACAAG GCCAACGCCACCATCGTCAGTAAGGTCGATGTGGAACAGCTCGTAGCATTAACCAACCCATACGTTGATGCCTTGAAGAGCCTGTGGAGTGACCTGGGAATAAAGGAATGCTACAATCGGAAGAGGGAATACCAGCTCTCAGACTCAGCCAAATA CTATCTGGATGACTTGGATCGAATTTCTGATACTGGGTATCTGCCAACTCAGCAAGATGTCCTGAGAGTGAGGGTGCCCACAACAGGTATCATAGAGTACCCCTTTGACCTGGAGGGCGTGGTGTTCAG GATGGTGGATGTGGGTGGCCAGCGTTCAGAGAGGAGGAAATGGATCCACTGTTTTGAGAAAGTCACTTCCATCATGTTCCTGGTGGCACTTAGCGAATATGATCAGGTCCTCGCTGAGTCTGCCAATGAG AACCGAATGGAAGAAAGCATGGCCTTGTTCAAGACAATCATAAGCTACGAGTGGTTTGATGAATCCTCGATCATCTTGTTCCTCAACAAGATAGACTTACTTGAGGAAAAAATCATGTATTCACATTTGGTTGACTACTTCCCGGAGTACGAAG GTCCTCCACAGGATGTCCAAGCAGGAAAACAATTCATCTTAGAAATGTTTGTCAGTCTGAACccagatgagaaaaaaatcatctacTCCCATTTCACCTGCGCCACAGACACAGACAACGTTCGGTTTGTCTTCTGCGCGGTGAAGGACCACATCTTGCAGAGCCACCTGAATGCCTACAACTTGGTTTAA
- the prune2 gene encoding protein prune homolog 2 isoform X2, with protein sequence MDLASESKMNSEGSDGRPVPPTSLPLQGGPSQRKKLSAPRISLSLDQSEDDFGETPDDLDINVDDLDTPDEGDYLDYTDHEMDWEDPNAANRSGTSEVYNTIPTYSAEEERQDGKLWRTVIIGEQEHRINMKLIEPYMKVISHGGYYGNGVNAIIVFAACFLPDSDREDYHEIMENLFLYVISTLELMVAEDYMIVYLNGATPHRRMPGLGWLKKCYQMIDRRLRKNLKSFIILHPSWFIRTILAITKPFISAKFSSKIKYVNSLDELQEHIPMDCIQIPECIIRLDKQLKEAAENSRVNSFLQGSEPTAASRTEPDAAGASGS encoded by the exons ATGGACCTGGCATCAGAGAGTAAAATGAACTCTGAGGGAAGTGATGGCAGACCAG TCCCCCCTACCTCTCTACCCCTGCAAGGAGGACCctcacaaagaaaaaagctaTCTGCGCCTCGTATCAGCCTGTCATTGGACCAGAGCGAAGATGACTTCGGGGAGACGCCAGATGATCTAGACATTAATGTCGACGACCTCGACACTCCAGATGAGGGGGATTACCTCGACTACACAGACCATGAAATGGACTGGGAAG ACCCCAATGCTGCCAATAGGAGTGGTACCAGTGAAGTCTACAATACAATCCCAACATACAGCGCTGAGGAAGAGCGCCAGGATGGAAAACTGTGGAGGACTGTCATCATCGGGGAGCAGGAGCACCGCATCAACATGAAGCTCATTGAGCCCTACATGAAAGTCATCTCTCATGGAG GCTACTATGGCAACGGAGTGAACGCCATCATAGTGTTTGCTGCCTGTTTTCTGCCAGACAGCGACCGAGAGGACTACCATGAAATAATGGAGAACCTCTTCCT TTATGTGATCAGCACACTGGAGCTGATGGTGGCAGAGGACTACATGATTGTATACCTGAATGGAGCCACACCCCACAGAAGAATGCCTGGACTTGGGTGGCTAAAGAAGTGCTATCAGATGATTGACAGAAG GCTCAGGAAGAACTTGAAATCCTTCATTATCCTCCATCCGTCATGGTTTATCAGGACCATTCTAGCCATCACCAAGCCATTCATCAG CGCCAAGTTCAGCAGCAAGATAAAGTATGTAAACAGTCTGGACGAGCTGCAGGAACACATCCCAATGGATTGCATCCAGATCCCAGAGTGCATCATTAG ACTCGACAAGCAGCTGAAGGAAGCAGCAGAGAACTCGAG AGTGAACAGTTTTCTGCAGGGATCTGAGCCAACAGCAGCAAGCAGAACAGA ACCAGACGCAGCTGGTGCCAGCGGCTCTTAA
- the prune2 gene encoding protein prune homolog 2 isoform X1 codes for MDLASESKMNSEGSDGRPVPPTSLPLQGGPSQRKKLSAPRISLSLDQSEDDFGETPDDLDINVDDLDTPDEGDYLDYTDHEMDWEDPNAANRSGTSEVYNTIPTYSAEEERQDGKLWRTVIIGEQEHRINMKLIEPYMKVISHGGYYGNGVNAIIVFAACFLPDSDREDYHEIMENLFLYVISTLELMVAEDYMIVYLNGATPHRRMPGLGWLKKCYQMIDRRLRKNLKSFIILHPSWFIRTILAITKPFISAKFSSKIKYVNSLDELQEHIPMDCIQIPECIIRLDKQLKEAAENSRVNSFLQGSEPTAASRTDRPDAAGASGS; via the exons ATGGACCTGGCATCAGAGAGTAAAATGAACTCTGAGGGAAGTGATGGCAGACCAG TCCCCCCTACCTCTCTACCCCTGCAAGGAGGACCctcacaaagaaaaaagctaTCTGCGCCTCGTATCAGCCTGTCATTGGACCAGAGCGAAGATGACTTCGGGGAGACGCCAGATGATCTAGACATTAATGTCGACGACCTCGACACTCCAGATGAGGGGGATTACCTCGACTACACAGACCATGAAATGGACTGGGAAG ACCCCAATGCTGCCAATAGGAGTGGTACCAGTGAAGTCTACAATACAATCCCAACATACAGCGCTGAGGAAGAGCGCCAGGATGGAAAACTGTGGAGGACTGTCATCATCGGGGAGCAGGAGCACCGCATCAACATGAAGCTCATTGAGCCCTACATGAAAGTCATCTCTCATGGAG GCTACTATGGCAACGGAGTGAACGCCATCATAGTGTTTGCTGCCTGTTTTCTGCCAGACAGCGACCGAGAGGACTACCATGAAATAATGGAGAACCTCTTCCT TTATGTGATCAGCACACTGGAGCTGATGGTGGCAGAGGACTACATGATTGTATACCTGAATGGAGCCACACCCCACAGAAGAATGCCTGGACTTGGGTGGCTAAAGAAGTGCTATCAGATGATTGACAGAAG GCTCAGGAAGAACTTGAAATCCTTCATTATCCTCCATCCGTCATGGTTTATCAGGACCATTCTAGCCATCACCAAGCCATTCATCAG CGCCAAGTTCAGCAGCAAGATAAAGTATGTAAACAGTCTGGACGAGCTGCAGGAACACATCCCAATGGATTGCATCCAGATCCCAGAGTGCATCATTAG ACTCGACAAGCAGCTGAAGGAAGCAGCAGAGAACTCGAG AGTGAACAGTTTTCTGCAGGGATCTGAGCCAACAGCAGCAAGCAGAACAGA CAGACCAGACGCAGCTGGTGCCAGCGGCTCTTAA